The Marivivens sp. LCG002 genome contains a region encoding:
- a CDS encoding DNA translocase FtsK 4TM domain-containing protein — protein MASYSTRQRDPLLDSTMQAAIEKRGKELLGIGLVVLGVMAAMMLMSYSPEDPNWMLSTDAPVQNWLGRFGASIAAPLIMIVGHAAWGLPIVLATWGIRLALHRGEERAFGRAIFSPIFIALASVYCATLAAGSAWAHSFGLGGLFGDTVLSIILTAVPLPAAFGVKLMSLVMGIVTLVAGAFVLGFTRPELRIGWRFLLVGVIMLYATLLKLLGRSAEASLRAAQGVHAKVQDRREEARAERFAARDPYAVVDEDERLRVANVVRANPAMPTHHEPRLTRAAQAPKLMGASPLAAPPREPEMQQSTGGIRGLFPNVLRRGTEPMPAPELVENAPVDYGDIPVQSGDRIKSKISDAIRARMVQPQPEPEQVAPTGFRIEPTLTKGRGPRPLVLDRGPEAEQFAPAPMAEWHEEEANILEDRYEEYPSYDDEPMAYAPEEFVEEEPEVHMEPVMAPRVSVPTPEPRRVVQHALKRSVVPSKQAKAEAQPKLAFDETFADYEHPPLNLLMNPAEIERHHLSDEALEENARMLESVLDDYGVKGEIVSVRPGPVVTMYELEPAPGLKASRVIGLADDIARSMSALSARVSTVPGRSVIGIELPNENREKVVLREILAARDFGDSNMRLPLALGKDIGGDPIVANLAKMPHLLIAGTTGSGKSVAINTMILSLLYKLTPAECRLIMIDPKMLELSVYDGIPHLLSPVVTDPKKAVVALKWVVGEMEERYRRMSKMGVRNIEGFNGRVRDALSRNEMFERTVQTGFDEETGDPIFETEEFAPEAMPYIVVIVDEMADLMMVAGKEIEACIQRLAQMARASGIHLIMATQRPSVDVITGTIKANFPTRISFQVTSKIDSRTILGEQGAEQLLGMGDMLYMAGGAKITRVHGPFVSDEEVEEIVQFLKSFGPPEYMSGVVDGPDEDKEANIDLVLGLGGNTDGEDALYDQAVAIVIKDRKCSTSYIQRKLAIGYNKAARLVEQMEDEGVVSAANHVGKREILVPEQH, from the coding sequence ATGGCATCCTATTCGACCCGACAGCGTGATCCGCTACTCGACAGCACGATGCAGGCGGCGATTGAGAAACGAGGCAAAGAGCTTCTCGGAATAGGGCTTGTCGTCCTTGGCGTCATGGCTGCGATGATGCTCATGTCCTATTCGCCCGAAGATCCTAACTGGATGCTTTCGACGGATGCGCCGGTGCAGAACTGGCTGGGTCGTTTCGGAGCGTCGATCGCAGCACCTTTGATCATGATTGTCGGGCATGCTGCTTGGGGTTTGCCGATTGTTCTTGCGACGTGGGGCATCCGACTGGCGCTTCACCGCGGTGAGGAACGCGCTTTTGGTCGGGCGATCTTTTCGCCGATCTTTATTGCTTTGGCTTCTGTCTATTGTGCCACCCTCGCGGCAGGGTCGGCTTGGGCGCACAGTTTTGGTCTCGGCGGTCTTTTCGGTGATACGGTCCTCAGCATCATTCTGACGGCTGTTCCGCTTCCTGCCGCTTTCGGCGTCAAGCTTATGTCGCTTGTCATGGGGATCGTCACGCTTGTTGCGGGGGCGTTTGTTCTCGGCTTCACGCGGCCCGAGCTGCGTATCGGTTGGCGCTTCCTCCTCGTCGGCGTGATCATGCTTTATGCCACTCTTCTCAAACTTTTGGGCCGAAGCGCCGAGGCTTCGCTGCGCGCCGCGCAGGGCGTCCACGCCAAGGTTCAGGACCGTCGCGAAGAGGCCCGCGCAGAGCGGTTTGCCGCACGCGATCCCTATGCGGTTGTGGATGAAGACGAACGGTTACGCGTGGCGAATGTCGTTCGGGCAAACCCCGCGATGCCGACACATCATGAACCCCGTTTGACTCGGGCCGCGCAGGCCCCAAAGTTGATGGGGGCATCACCGCTCGCCGCTCCACCACGCGAGCCCGAAATGCAGCAAAGCACGGGTGGTATCCGAGGTTTGTTCCCGAATGTGCTGCGCCGTGGCACCGAGCCGATGCCCGCGCCAGAGCTTGTTGAAAATGCACCCGTCGACTACGGCGATATTCCCGTCCAGAGCGGTGACCGCATCAAGAGCAAGATTTCCGACGCCATTCGCGCGCGCATGGTGCAGCCGCAGCCCGAGCCCGAGCAGGTTGCGCCGACGGGTTTCCGTATCGAGCCGACCCTGACCAAAGGACGTGGACCCCGTCCGCTTGTGCTTGATCGCGGACCCGAGGCCGAACAGTTTGCGCCCGCGCCAATGGCCGAATGGCACGAGGAAGAAGCCAACATTCTTGAAGACCGCTATGAGGAATATCCTTCCTACGACGACGAGCCGATGGCCTACGCGCCCGAAGAGTTTGTCGAGGAAGAGCCCGAAGTCCACATGGAACCCGTGATGGCGCCGCGTGTCTCTGTCCCGACGCCCGAGCCGCGCCGCGTTGTTCAACACGCGCTCAAGCGATCGGTCGTTCCCTCAAAACAGGCCAAGGCCGAAGCCCAGCCCAAGCTTGCCTTTGATGAAACCTTTGCCGACTACGAGCATCCGCCGCTGAACCTTTTGATGAACCCCGCCGAGATCGAGCGTCATCATCTCTCGGACGAAGCGCTCGAAGAAAACGCGCGTATGCTTGAAAGCGTGCTCGATGATTACGGCGTCAAAGGCGAGATCGTTTCGGTGCGTCCGGGACCCGTTGTCACGATGTATGAACTCGAGCCCGCGCCGGGTCTCAAGGCCAGCCGTGTGATCGGTCTTGCCGATGATATTGCGCGTTCGATGTCTGCGCTCTCAGCCCGTGTGTCCACTGTGCCCGGTCGTTCGGTCATCGGTATCGAACTTCCGAACGAGAACCGTGAAAAAGTGGTCCTTCGCGAGATCCTTGCCGCGCGCGATTTCGGCGACAGCAACATGCGTCTTCCTCTTGCTTTGGGCAAAGACATCGGCGGCGATCCGATTGTGGCAAACCTTGCCAAGATGCCTCACCTGCTCATTGCAGGGACCACAGGCTCGGGTAAATCGGTGGCGATCAACACGATGATCCTGTCGCTTCTTTACAAGCTGACCCCTGCGGAATGCCGCTTGATCATGATCGACCCCAAGATGCTTGAACTCTCCGTCTATGACGGGATTCCGCACCTTCTCAGCCCTGTTGTGACCGACCCGAAAAAGGCTGTGGTCGCTCTGAAGTGGGTCGTGGGCGAAATGGAAGAACGCTATCGCCGTATGTCCAAGATGGGCGTACGCAACATCGAAGGCTTTAACGGCCGTGTTCGCGACGCCTTGTCCCGCAACGAAATGTTCGAGCGTACGGTCCAGACCGGCTTTGACGAAGAGACGGGCGATCCGATTTTCGAGACCGAAGAATTCGCGCCCGAAGCGATGCCCTATATCGTCGTCATCGTCGACGAAATGGCCGACCTCATGATGGTTGCGGGCAAAGAGATTGAGGCTTGCATCCAGCGTCTTGCCCAGATGGCACGTGCGTCTGGCATCCATCTTATCATGGCGACGCAGCGCCCTTCGGTGGATGTCATCACCGGCACCATCAAGGCGAACTTCCCGACGCGTATCTCGTTCCAAGTGACGTCCAAGATCGACAGCCGAACAATTCTCGGTGAGCAGGGTGCCGAACAGCTCCTTGGGATGGGCGACATGCTTTACATGGCGGGCGGTGCCAAGATCACCCGCGTCCACGGACCCTTTGTTTCCGACGAAGAGGTTGAAGAGATTGTGCAATTCCTCAAATCGTTTGGCCCGCCCGAGTATATGTCGGGTGTCGTCGATGGTCCCGACGAGGACAAGGAAGCGAACATCGATCTTGTTCTCG
- a CDS encoding aminotransferase class I/II-fold pyridoxal phosphate-dependent enzyme: MNFPERFSNLPAYAFPRLRELLDSHKPGGEPVAMTIGEPQHAYPEWVAETLAAHVHEFAKYPPNDGSPELLAAISDWIKGRYGVAVSQDQIMALNGTREGLYNAAMALCPEVKNGQKPVILTPNPFYQVYAIAAISVNAEPVFVPATSQTGHLPDYASLPEDILNRTAIAYICSPANPQGAVASEAYWEDLIGLAEKYDFRIFADECYSEIYRDDAPVGALQVAARMGADPERVTIFHSLSKRSNLPGLRSGFIAGGPKSIHRVRQLRAYSGAPLPLPIQRVSARVWADEAHVIESRALYQQKFKAADQIFEHVKGYEPPQAGFFLWLPVKDGEEAALKLWTETGIRVLPGSYLSRDVNGENPGKGFIRVAMVAPTQEMQHGLIKLRDCLYD; the protein is encoded by the coding sequence ATGAATTTTCCCGAGCGGTTCTCGAACCTTCCGGCTTATGCGTTTCCGCGCCTGCGGGAGCTTTTGGATTCCCACAAACCAGGTGGGGAACCTGTCGCCATGACCATTGGCGAGCCGCAACATGCCTATCCCGAATGGGTGGCCGAGACGCTTGCTGCGCATGTTCATGAATTCGCGAAATATCCTCCGAATGATGGATCGCCCGAGCTTCTCGCTGCGATTTCTGACTGGATCAAAGGGCGCTATGGGGTTGCAGTCAGCCAAGATCAGATCATGGCGTTGAATGGCACACGTGAGGGTCTCTATAACGCCGCGATGGCGCTTTGCCCCGAGGTGAAAAACGGGCAAAAGCCTGTGATCCTGACGCCGAACCCGTTCTATCAAGTCTATGCAATTGCTGCGATTTCCGTCAACGCCGAGCCTGTGTTCGTGCCCGCGACCTCGCAGACGGGGCATCTTCCCGATTATGCTTCGCTTCCCGAAGACATCCTCAACCGCACGGCGATCGCCTATATTTGCTCGCCCGCTAATCCTCAGGGTGCGGTGGCGAGCGAAGCCTATTGGGAGGACCTTATCGGGCTTGCGGAAAAGTATGATTTCCGCATTTTTGCCGACGAGTGCTATTCCGAGATTTATCGCGACGATGCCCCTGTGGGCGCTTTGCAGGTCGCTGCGCGGATGGGAGCCGATCCCGAGCGCGTGACGATTTTCCATTCGCTGTCCAAGCGCTCCAACCTTCCGGGGTTGCGCTCGGGTTTCATTGCAGGCGGGCCGAAATCGATCCATCGTGTGCGTCAGCTTCGCGCTTATTCGGGTGCGCCGCTTCCTCTCCCGATCCAGCGCGTGTCTGCGCGTGTCTGGGCGGATGAAGCTCATGTGATCGAGAGCCGCGCTCTTTATCAGCAGAAATTCAAAGCCGCCGATCAGATTTTCGAGCACGTCAAAGGCTATGAGCCGCCGCAAGCAGGCTTTTTCCTCTGGCTTCCCGTCAAGGACGGCGAAGAGGCAGCTCTCAAGCTGTGGACCGAGACTGGCATTCGTGTGCTTCCCGGTTCCTATCTGAGCCGCGATGTGAACGGGGAAAACCCCGGCAAAGGATTTATCAGGGTCGCCATGGTGGCCCCAACACAAGAAATGCAGCACGGGCTGATCAAGCTGCGTGACTGTTTGTACGATTGA